In Candidatus Binataceae bacterium, the following proteins share a genomic window:
- a CDS encoding flagellar biosynthetic protein FliQ, with product MTPAIAADLFRSMLWQALEVGAPLLGAMTATAIIFGVLQAATQVQDAAVSFIPKLTVAFVVGWLTAAWFTATLSGFMHKALSAIPWVVAR from the coding sequence ATGACCCCAGCAATCGCCGCCGACCTGTTTCGCTCGATGCTCTGGCAGGCCCTCGAGGTCGGCGCGCCGCTGCTCGGCGCGATGACCGCGACCGCGATCATTTTCGGCGTCCTCCAGGCGGCAACGCAGGTGCAGGACGCCGCCGTCTCCTTCATTCCGAAGCTCACCGTGGCGTTCGTCGTCGGCTGGCTCACCGCGGCCTGGTTCACCGCGACGCTCAGCGGCTTTATGCATAAGGCGCTGAGCGCAATTCCGTGGGTAGTCGCTCGCTGA
- the fliP gene encoding flagellar type III secretion system pore protein FliP (The bacterial flagellar biogenesis protein FliP forms a type III secretion system (T3SS)-type pore required for flagellar assembly.), translating into MKSFTVLRPAAAIAATLGTLLTPGVAAAFDLSINPGERDAGPLEIAGLLTLITLAPALLIMLTSFTRIVIVLSLMRQALGLPQTPPNMVITGLALFLTLLVMTPTWNRVRAAAVDPYMAGKLDPAAAMTAAEAPLRDFMLRQTRTEDVEMAYGLMTKSGVPPAATRSAAALPFSALVPAFVASELTAAFRVGFLIYLPFLAIDLVTAAVLMALGMFMLPPSIVSIPLKLLVFVLASGWPLLLGNLAASFS; encoded by the coding sequence ATGAAGTCTTTCACCGTCTTGCGCCCCGCGGCTGCGATCGCGGCTACTTTGGGCACGCTCCTGACCCCTGGCGTCGCTGCGGCGTTCGACCTCTCGATCAATCCCGGCGAGCGTGATGCGGGACCGCTCGAAATTGCCGGCCTTCTCACGCTGATCACTCTCGCGCCCGCCCTGCTGATCATGCTCACCTCCTTCACCCGGATCGTGATCGTGCTCTCCCTGATGCGCCAGGCGCTCGGCCTGCCGCAGACCCCGCCGAATATGGTGATCACCGGGCTCGCGCTGTTCCTCACGTTACTGGTGATGACGCCGACCTGGAATCGCGTGCGCGCCGCCGCGGTCGATCCCTACATGGCGGGCAAGCTCGATCCGGCCGCGGCGATGACCGCGGCCGAGGCCCCGCTGCGCGACTTCATGCTGCGCCAGACCCGCACCGAAGACGTCGAGATGGCCTACGGCCTGATGACCAAGTCGGGCGTCCCGCCGGCCGCGACTCGCTCGGCGGCGGCCCTGCCCTTTTCCGCGCTGGTGCCGGCCTTCGTCGCCAGCGAGCTCACCGCGGCCTTTCGCGTCGGCTTCCTGATCTACCTGCCCTTTCTGGCGATCGACCTGGTGACCGCGGCGGTGCTGATGGCGCTCGGGATGTTCATGTTGCCGCCCTCGATTGTCTCGATTCCGCTCAAGCTCCTGGTTTTTGTGCTGGCCTCCGGCTGGCCCCTGCTGCTCGGCAATCTCGCCGCGAGCTTTTCGTGA
- a CDS encoding flagellar basal body-associated FliL family protein: MNKLIIGGGALILLVAAGGGYYWFKPRHAGAAPAAVAAPPPPPKVAYIDAKEMTLRLADTAAEHYIKLTPVMAVRVKQAEEVTERVAVVRDRIVAIVTARPSTELATPQGEAALKRDLMAALKPDFHDDIVDIYFSGYLVE, from the coding sequence ATGAACAAACTGATTATCGGCGGCGGCGCGCTCATCCTGCTCGTCGCCGCCGGCGGCGGCTACTACTGGTTCAAGCCACGTCACGCGGGCGCGGCACCCGCCGCGGTCGCCGCCCCACCGCCGCCGCCCAAGGTCGCCTATATCGACGCCAAGGAGATGACCCTGCGGCTCGCCGACACCGCCGCCGAGCACTATATCAAGCTCACTCCCGTGATGGCGGTGCGGGTCAAGCAGGCGGAAGAAGTCACCGAACGGGTGGCGGTGGTGCGCGATCGCATCGTCGCAATAGTCACCGCCCGCCCTTCCACCGAGCTCGCGACCCCGCAAGGCGAAGCCGCTCTCAAGCGCGACCTCATGGCGGCGCTTAAGCCCGACTTCCACGACGACATCGTCGATATCTACTTCAGCGGGTATCTCGTCGAATGA
- a CDS encoding flagellar hook-basal body complex protein, whose amino-acid sequence MAGDVLSVIQSGLESVDAAMQAVSDDLANSGTTGFQSEAADFATLLGEFVNGSPLGGGAVAQGIVRDFSQGAITQSNSPTDLAIQGNGFFVFQDPSGNQVFSRDGHMTVSASGQLQAFNGDQVLGFPISSSGSVGGLLGPITIPQGLLGPTASTKNTLSGNLDASSPVITGAINPSDPTTYNSSVSTQVFDSLGNAHIVTFFFQNAGVGAPPAAENWNWTATLDGSTAGLANNSGTLGFDANGNEVSGGIPAAALTATPAGAAPLALNLNLSAITEFASANAVSGSADGNAAGGPSGVSINNKGVVSVAYSNGTTVNVAQVAVATFVNNQGLALSNGGVYQQTSTSGAATIATAGAGAAGSIDPSSLESSNVNTTGQLVSLVVLQRSFQANSQALQTQDNILSTLIHIQSS is encoded by the coding sequence ATGGCGGGTGATGTTTTATCGGTTATTCAAAGCGGCCTCGAAAGCGTTGACGCCGCGATGCAGGCGGTGAGCGACGACCTCGCCAACTCCGGAACTACCGGCTTCCAGTCCGAAGCGGCCGACTTCGCCACGCTACTCGGCGAGTTCGTCAACGGCAGTCCGCTCGGCGGCGGGGCAGTGGCGCAGGGAATCGTGCGGGATTTTTCGCAAGGCGCGATTACGCAGAGCAACTCGCCAACCGATCTGGCGATCCAGGGTAACGGCTTTTTCGTCTTTCAAGACCCTTCGGGCAATCAGGTCTTTTCCCGCGACGGCCATATGACGGTGAGCGCGAGCGGCCAACTGCAGGCCTTTAACGGCGATCAAGTCCTGGGCTTCCCGATCAGCTCGTCGGGCAGCGTCGGCGGACTGCTCGGTCCGATTACGATTCCGCAGGGCCTGCTGGGACCGACGGCGTCGACCAAGAATACCCTGAGCGGCAATCTCGACGCCTCCAGTCCGGTGATCACGGGAGCGATCAATCCAAGCGATCCCACTACCTACAATTCGTCGGTCAGCACGCAGGTTTTTGACAGCCTGGGCAACGCCCACATCGTGACCTTTTTTTTCCAGAACGCCGGCGTGGGCGCGCCACCCGCGGCGGAGAATTGGAACTGGACGGCGACTCTCGACGGCAGTACCGCCGGACTCGCCAACAACTCCGGCACGCTCGGCTTTGACGCCAACGGCAACGAGGTCAGCGGCGGTATACCGGCTGCGGCCTTGACCGCGACGCCGGCCGGGGCCGCCCCGCTCGCGCTCAATCTCAATCTGAGCGCCATCACGGAGTTTGCCAGCGCCAACGCCGTCAGCGGCAGCGCCGACGGTAACGCCGCAGGCGGGCCCTCCGGCGTCTCGATCAACAATAAGGGCGTGGTCTCGGTGGCCTACTCCAATGGGACCACGGTCAACGTCGCCCAGGTCGCCGTCGCGACCTTCGTCAACAACCAGGGTCTCGCGCTGTCCAACGGCGGTGTCTATCAGCAGACCAGCACGTCCGGCGCCGCCACGATCGCGACGGCCGGCGCGGGCGCGGCCGGCTCGATCGATCCCAGCTCGCTCGAGAGCTCCAACGTCAACACCACCGGTCAACTGGTTTCGCTGGTCGTGCTGCAGCGCAGTTTTCAGGCTAATTCCCAGGCGCTGCAGACCCAGGACAACATCCTCAGCACCTTAATTCATATCCAGAGTTCCTGA
- a CDS encoding flagellar hook capping FlgD N-terminal domain-containing protein: MSTTTAATAPAAPAPASNPATPTTPTSLLTSTSFLQILVAEFQNQDPTTPTDPTQFATQLVQFANLGQLQNIDSAVTQPPATGLMQAASAYIGREVLAPGNQLGLLNGKATSISFTPSVTDSYTAQVFNAAGAQVDTVALGTQTAGTLDTFTWSPPSGNPDGAYSVNIVNSAGAPSSGLIEQGVVQSVSLTSTGVALDLGNLVIPQNQVGSVGVQPSGN; encoded by the coding sequence ATGAGCACGACCACGGCTGCGACGGCTCCCGCGGCGCCCGCGCCCGCCAGTAACCCGGCGACTCCGACGACGCCAACGTCACTGCTGACGTCGACGAGTTTCCTTCAGATTCTGGTCGCCGAGTTTCAGAACCAGGATCCGACCACCCCCACCGACCCGACCCAGTTCGCCACCCAATTGGTGCAGTTCGCCAATCTCGGCCAGCTCCAGAATATCGACAGCGCCGTTACGCAGCCCCCCGCGACCGGCCTGATGCAGGCAGCATCGGCCTATATCGGCCGCGAAGTGCTCGCACCCGGTAATCAGCTCGGCCTGCTCAATGGCAAGGCGACCTCGATCAGTTTCACGCCGAGCGTGACCGACAGCTATACCGCGCAAGTCTTCAACGCCGCCGGCGCCCAAGTCGATACGGTCGCCCTCGGGACGCAGACCGCCGGTACGCTCGACACCTTCACCTGGAGTCCGCCATCGGGTAATCCCGATGGCGCTTACAGCGTCAATATCGTCAACAGCGCGGGGGCCCCCAGCAGCGGGCTGATCGAGCAGGGCGTCGTCCAGAGCGTCTCGCTGACCAGCACGGGCGTCGCGCTCGATCTCGGCAACCTCGTGATTCCACAAAACCAGGTCGGTTCGGTCGGCGTGCAGCCGTCGGGCAATTAA
- a CDS encoding FliI/YscN family ATPase, protein MIDLADYLAALPAIAAPACGRLTRSVGLLLEATGPDLPVGAMVAVRDRATRVLCEVVGFHDDRLLLLAIEDARQLAAGSLVAPCHLTFKAGPWLLGRVLDGMGRPLDGKPAPAAGEPIELEPAPIAPLARGLTASPLGVGVRAIDGLLTLGIGQKIGVFAMPGVGKSVLMGMMARGAAADVNVIALIGERGREAREFIEDILEAEGLARSVVIVMPGDAPAPLRIRGAFLATTIASYLRGQGRNVLLLMDSLTRVAMAQREIGLAAGEPPTASGYPPSVFAVIPRLVEQAGVDAGGGAITGIYTVLLHEENDPVGELAKSVLDGHITLSRELAGKGHYPAIDVQNSISRVAQRVTAPDHRAARRRFVELYARWREAEELIAFGSYHPGADRRLDEAVTLHAKLEAFLQQGLHQQVSFDDSVRQLGDAIV, encoded by the coding sequence ATGATCGATCTTGCCGACTATCTCGCGGCGCTGCCCGCAATCGCCGCGCCGGCCTGCGGCCGGCTGACCCGCTCGGTGGGCCTGCTGCTCGAAGCGACCGGGCCGGACCTGCCGGTGGGCGCGATGGTTGCGGTGCGCGACCGCGCGACCCGCGTGCTCTGCGAGGTCGTCGGCTTCCACGACGATCGCCTACTGTTGTTGGCGATCGAGGACGCCCGCCAGCTCGCCGCCGGCAGTCTGGTTGCGCCCTGCCATCTCACCTTCAAGGCTGGTCCCTGGCTGCTCGGGCGCGTGCTCGACGGGATGGGCCGGCCGCTGGACGGCAAGCCGGCGCCGGCGGCCGGCGAGCCGATCGAACTCGAACCGGCGCCGATTGCGCCGTTGGCGCGCGGACTGACCGCGTCTCCGCTAGGGGTCGGCGTGCGCGCGATAGATGGTCTGCTGACGCTCGGGATCGGGCAGAAGATTGGGGTCTTTGCGATGCCCGGGGTCGGCAAAAGCGTCCTGATGGGCATGATGGCGCGCGGCGCCGCGGCCGACGTCAACGTAATCGCGTTGATCGGCGAGCGCGGCCGCGAAGCGCGTGAATTTATCGAGGACATCCTCGAAGCCGAAGGCCTCGCGCGCTCCGTCGTGATCGTGATGCCGGGCGACGCGCCGGCGCCGCTCAGAATCCGCGGCGCCTTTTTGGCAACCACGATCGCGAGCTATCTGCGCGGCCAAGGCCGCAACGTGCTGCTGCTGATGGACAGTCTCACACGGGTCGCGATGGCGCAGCGCGAAATTGGGCTCGCCGCCGGCGAGCCGCCGACCGCGAGCGGCTATCCGCCTTCGGTCTTCGCGGTTATCCCGCGCCTGGTCGAGCAGGCCGGTGTGGACGCCGGCGGCGGCGCGATCACCGGAATCTATACGGTGCTGCTGCACGAGGAAAACGACCCGGTCGGCGAGCTGGCCAAATCCGTGCTCGACGGCCATATCACACTCAGTCGCGAACTCGCCGGCAAGGGCCATTATCCCGCGATCGATGTTCAGAACTCGATCTCGCGCGTGGCCCAGCGCGTCACGGCTCCAGACCATCGCGCGGCCCGCCGCCGTTTCGTCGAGCTTTACGCGCGCTGGCGTGAGGCCGAGGAGCTGATCGCCTTCGGCAGTTACCATCCGGGGGCCGATCGTCGGCTCGACGAGGCGGTGACACTGCACGCGAAACTGGAAGCGTTTCTGCAACAGGGCCTCCATCAGCAGGTCAGCTTTGACGACAGCGTGCGCCAACTCGGCGACGCGATCGTCTGA
- a CDS encoding FliH/SctL family protein: MTPPSRSYAFPARNELSGGPERSAEQDPAAAAALARGYQEGLRLGQQAALAELTQAAAVAHAQALEEGRRAGLAELESAAGALRAALAECADARAATLVEAESFAVELALAAAARLVEIDEVRADFVKRAIRAGIQTLAPQRPLEVVLNPADVAAAEAALEGLTLRTDAAIAAGGVRVDAGRLLVENTLADALEQIRLAVFATRARRTRARRT, from the coding sequence ATGACGCCGCCCTCGCGCAGCTACGCCTTTCCCGCCCGTAACGAACTTAGCGGCGGGCCGGAGCGTTCCGCGGAGCAAGACCCGGCAGCCGCCGCCGCGCTCGCGCGCGGCTATCAGGAGGGTCTGCGGCTCGGGCAGCAGGCCGCGCTCGCGGAGCTCACGCAGGCCGCGGCGGTCGCGCACGCGCAGGCGCTGGAAGAGGGTCGCCGCGCCGGGCTGGCTGAACTCGAGAGTGCGGCTGGCGCGCTTCGCGCGGCTCTCGCGGAATGCGCGGATGCGCGCGCGGCCACGCTCGTCGAGGCCGAGAGCTTTGCGGTCGAACTCGCGCTCGCGGCCGCGGCGCGTCTCGTCGAAATCGACGAGGTCCGCGCCGATTTCGTCAAGCGTGCGATCCGCGCGGGAATCCAGACGCTCGCGCCGCAGCGGCCGCTCGAGGTGGTGTTGAATCCCGCTGACGTGGCGGCCGCCGAAGCTGCACTCGAGGGTTTGACGTTGCGCACCGACGCGGCGATCGCCGCCGGCGGGGTCCGCGTCGACGCCGGCCGTCTGTTGGTCGAGAACACGCTCGCCGACGCGCTCGAACAGATTCGCCTCGCAGTCTTCGCGACGCGGGCGCGCCGTACGCGCGCGCGGCGGACATGA
- a CDS encoding methane monooxygenase/ammonia monooxygenase subunit C has translation MATLLNTSEVAGIAQTRSTAAGRANSHWISPTFMMIVCGIVGMLMIAARIYQQVYAWSAGLDATSPEFQTYWMNLLFGQFAVEALAAAAIWGYVWVSRPKDFARVDSREELRRFGVFVALIFCYVFAVFWAGSFFGEEDASWHQTVIRDTSFTPSHIILFYWAFPIYIILGITAYLYGMTRVPRFAARHSLPWLIGVSGPFMLLPVVGFNEWAHSFWILEERFSAPVHWGFMIFAWAGLGLGGLLLQGCDYIHELTTGEAQTYVGTNGPAADPALEFEREVM, from the coding sequence ATGGCGACACTATTGAACACCTCGGAAGTAGCCGGCATTGCGCAGACGCGCTCCACTGCGGCCGGCCGGGCTAACAGTCACTGGATTAGTCCCACGTTTATGATGATTGTCTGCGGGATCGTCGGGATGCTGATGATCGCCGCCAGGATATACCAACAGGTTTACGCCTGGAGCGCGGGCCTGGACGCCACCTCCCCGGAGTTCCAGACGTATTGGATGAACCTGCTTTTCGGCCAGTTCGCGGTCGAGGCGCTCGCCGCCGCAGCCATCTGGGGCTACGTCTGGGTCAGCCGTCCCAAGGATTTTGCTCGGGTGGATTCGCGCGAAGAGCTCAGACGGTTCGGCGTGTTCGTTGCCCTGATATTCTGTTACGTCTTCGCGGTATTTTGGGCGGGGAGTTTCTTTGGTGAGGAGGACGCGAGCTGGCATCAAACCGTCATTCGCGACACTTCATTTACACCCAGCCACATCATCCTCTTTTACTGGGCCTTTCCCATCTACATTATTCTGGGAATCACCGCCTACCTCTACGGGATGACGCGGGTCCCGCGCTTCGCCGCCCGGCATTCGCTGCCTTGGCTTATCGGCGTGTCGGGACCATTCATGCTGCTGCCCGTAGTCGGATTCAACGAATGGGCTCACAGCTTCTGGATTCTCGAGGAACGGTTCTCAGCTCCCGTACACTGGGGGTTCATGATCTTTGCGTGGGCTGGACTGGGCCTCGGAGGGCTCCTGCTCCAGGGCTGCGACTATATCCACGAGTTGACCACCGGCGAGGCGCAGACTTACGTCGGCACCAACGGGCCGGCCGCCGACCCCGCCCTCGAATTCGAGCGCGAGGTGATGTGA
- the amoA gene encoding bacterial ammonia monooxygenase, subunit AmoA — MAAHPRARSQPAVATPEEARRVYRWFDLVIAVLLLFLFMGIYHVTTILTVGDWDFWDDWKDTRWWLSFTPIVLIAMPSATTYIFWSKFRLPFAATFLTLCLVYAEWINRFFNMHGWAYFPLNFIWPSTLIPCGIALDTTLVLTESYLLTGIIGGSLWAVLFYLANWPLIARFLLPVNVDGVLMSLADLQGFHYVRTGTPEYIRIINRGTLRTFGQDPIYLSIAFAAVMSIIVYMVFLSVGRIFTRSQFAWLKKI, encoded by the coding sequence ATGGCAGCGCATCCGCGAGCCCGTTCGCAACCGGCAGTAGCGACTCCCGAGGAGGCTCGGCGGGTCTATCGTTGGTTTGATCTGGTGATCGCCGTCCTGCTGCTCTTCCTTTTCATGGGAATCTATCATGTCACAACCATCCTCACGGTAGGCGACTGGGATTTCTGGGACGATTGGAAGGATACTCGCTGGTGGCTCTCATTCACTCCGATCGTCCTGATCGCGATGCCGTCCGCGACTACCTACATCTTCTGGTCGAAGTTTCGGCTGCCCTTCGCGGCGACCTTTCTCACCCTCTGCCTGGTTTATGCCGAATGGATCAATCGCTTCTTCAACATGCACGGATGGGCCTATTTCCCGCTGAATTTCATCTGGCCTTCGACCCTGATCCCATGTGGAATCGCGCTGGATACCACGCTGGTTCTTACCGAGAGCTACCTCCTCACGGGCATCATCGGCGGCTCCCTCTGGGCGGTACTGTTCTACCTCGCCAATTGGCCCTTGATAGCGCGCTTCCTGCTCCCGGTTAACGTAGATGGCGTGCTGATGTCCTTAGCTGACCTGCAGGGTTTTCACTATGTCAGAACCGGCACGCCCGAATATATTCGGATAATCAACCGGGGAACCCTGCGTACCTTCGGACAGGATCCCATATACCTGTCGATCGCCTTTGCGGCTGTTATGTCTATAATCGTCTACATGGTTTTCCTCTCCGTCGGCCGGATTTTCACCAGAAGTCAGTTTGCATGGCTTAAGAAAATTTAA
- the amoB gene encoding bacterial ammonia monooxygenase, subunit AmoB has product MDKRKDLAKRNATLLAATIVGVLLAFGTNALAHGERAQEPSLRLSTIQWYDTRWSADHVNVNQDLTVSGRFHVMASWPLEIPKPDRLTFLNVGIPGPVFIRTSSFIDGVNGVASMPLELGKDYQYKFTLRGRIPGRYHVHPMLDVQDAGAIIGPGNWVTVAGDASAFKDPVTTLTGLKLDLSRYGLAAVVRWHLVWVVLALAWLGYWLRKPLLMPRYEAVQAGEGDHLITRKDRIAAAIVLATTLVVAIAGFAITNMEYPVTIPLQSNQTKVPALDDSPASISITPEQVTYLVPGRSVQFRLRIANHGAKPVRIGEFTTANLRFLDSAVERPETGYPEDLIAPAGLLVRPDEPIAPGQTMQVDIEATSSVWETDRLTALVSDPTSRIGGLFMFFSPDGERSMVEFSSAIIPTFTERVRDGE; this is encoded by the coding sequence ATGGATAAGCGGAAAGATCTCGCGAAGCGCAACGCAACGCTGCTGGCCGCGACTATTGTCGGCGTGCTGCTGGCGTTCGGCACCAATGCCCTCGCGCATGGAGAACGCGCCCAGGAACCTTCGCTGCGATTGTCGACCATACAATGGTACGACACCAGGTGGTCGGCTGATCACGTTAATGTAAACCAGGATCTTACGGTCTCCGGCCGGTTTCACGTGATGGCGAGTTGGCCGCTCGAAATCCCGAAGCCGGATCGGCTGACGTTCCTTAATGTCGGCATCCCTGGGCCGGTATTCATCAGGACCTCGAGCTTCATCGATGGCGTCAACGGCGTGGCGTCGATGCCGCTCGAGCTTGGCAAAGACTACCAGTACAAGTTCACTCTGCGCGGCCGGATTCCGGGCCGCTATCACGTTCATCCGATGCTGGATGTCCAGGATGCGGGCGCGATAATCGGACCGGGCAATTGGGTTACCGTCGCGGGTGACGCAAGTGCGTTTAAAGACCCTGTCACTACGCTCACCGGCCTCAAGCTCGACCTCTCCCGCTATGGTCTTGCGGCGGTCGTGAGATGGCACCTGGTCTGGGTAGTGCTCGCCCTCGCGTGGCTCGGTTATTGGCTGCGGAAACCTCTCCTGATGCCGCGCTACGAGGCCGTCCAAGCCGGCGAAGGAGACCATCTGATAACGCGAAAAGATCGCATCGCGGCCGCCATCGTTCTCGCCACCACTCTGGTAGTGGCGATCGCGGGCTTCGCGATCACCAATATGGAATACCCCGTAACCATCCCTCTCCAGTCCAACCAGACTAAGGTTCCCGCTTTGGACGATTCGCCCGCCAGCATCTCGATCACACCGGAGCAGGTGACTTACCTGGTGCCTGGGCGCTCGGTCCAGTTTCGGCTCCGCATCGCCAACCACGGCGCGAAACCCGTCAGGATCGGCGAATTCACGACCGCCAACCTGCGCTTTCTTGATAGCGCCGTCGAAAGGCCGGAAACGGGCTATCCGGAGGATTTGATCGCGCCGGCCGGCCTGCTCGTGCGGCCCGACGAGCCAATAGCCCCGGGACAAACCATGCAGGTGGACATCGAAGCGACCAGTTCGGTCTGGGAGACCGACCGCCTTACTGCGCTCGTGAGCGATCCGACCAGCCGCATCGGGGGCCTGTTCATGTTTTTCAGTCCGGACGGTGAGCGCTCGATGGTCGAGTTCAGCAGCGCAATCATTCCGACTTTTACGGAACGTGTTCGCGACGGTGAATGA
- a CDS encoding sigma 54-interacting transcriptional regulator — protein MAPAPYGLSNRAAAEPWPRVALGPGAPAELAEFVASAGIEVLPFTQRHAAALYVDFVGARPPGVELLSLDLEPRAGGGRADADLAIADWQAGACLIVSAALRLRPALLTADPVMLAAVRSVLGVAASPVPVILSGEIGTGKYNLARLCHQASRSRGPLLTLNCARFDELDEHALMGAIARQAPGPLAGPAAAMLFLDELGELSDGAQLKLLRMLQAGDQQFWSAAPLATAPPVRFIAATNRALGTLVERGDFRRELYWRLNVFALEAPPLRQRVGDIALLARYFIRRANPRRSFTPAALKALGAYAFPGNVLELESLVSRVAIAPISAGQNLVDVAEIRQHLSVAAAAEAAPTTGWKTSREEARREMILRTIAAAGGNRAAAARQLGITTRALQYHITKAGLSRRRAPRLGAAAALIPSSPGPLLRE, from the coding sequence ATGGCGCCTGCGCCGTACGGCCTCTCCAACCGCGCCGCCGCGGAGCCTTGGCCGCGGGTCGCACTCGGACCGGGCGCGCCGGCTGAATTGGCGGAGTTTGTCGCGAGCGCCGGAATAGAGGTCCTGCCCTTCACTCAGCGTCATGCCGCTGCCCTATACGTCGATTTCGTCGGCGCGCGGCCGCCGGGGGTCGAGCTCCTGAGCCTCGATCTGGAGCCGCGCGCGGGTGGCGGACGCGCGGACGCTGATCTGGCGATCGCGGACTGGCAGGCGGGGGCTTGCCTGATCGTCTCGGCGGCGCTGCGGCTGCGGCCCGCACTGCTGACCGCGGATCCAGTGATGCTGGCGGCGGTGCGCAGCGTGCTGGGCGTCGCGGCCAGTCCGGTGCCGGTAATCTTGAGCGGTGAAATCGGCACGGGTAAATACAATCTGGCGCGGTTGTGCCATCAGGCGAGCCGCAGCCGCGGGCCGTTGTTGACGCTCAACTGCGCGCGCTTTGACGAACTTGACGAGCACGCGCTGATGGGTGCGATTGCGCGCCAGGCGCCGGGGCCGTTGGCCGGGCCAGCGGCGGCAATGCTCTTCCTCGACGAACTCGGCGAGCTGAGCGACGGCGCGCAGCTCAAGCTCTTACGCATGTTGCAGGCGGGCGATCAGCAGTTCTGGTCAGCCGCGCCGCTGGCGACAGCGCCGCCGGTGCGGTTTATCGCTGCGACCAACCGTGCGCTGGGGACCCTGGTCGAACGCGGCGATTTCCGCCGCGAGCTCTACTGGCGGCTTAACGTCTTTGCGCTTGAAGCGCCGCCGCTGCGCCAACGCGTCGGCGATATCGCGCTGCTGGCGCGGTACTTTATCCGGCGCGCGAATCCGCGTCGCAGTTTCACGCCGGCGGCGCTCAAGGCGCTGGGCGCCTACGCTTTTCCCGGCAATGTGCTGGAACTCGAGAGCCTGGTCTCGCGGGTCGCGATCGCGCCGATTAGCGCCGGACAAAACCTGGTCGATGTGGCGGAAATCCGCCAGCACCTGAGCGTGGCGGCGGCTGCGGAGGCGGCCCCGACGACCGGCTGGAAAACCAGCCGCGAGGAGGCGCGCCGCGAAATGATCCTGCGCACGATCGCCGCGGCGGGCGGTAATCGCGCGGCGGCTGCGCGCCAGCTCGGGATCACGACCCGCGCGCTGCAGTACCATATCACCAAGGCCGGACTCTCCCGCCGCCGCGCGCCGCGGCTCGGCGCGGCCGCCGCGCTGATTCCGTCCAGCCCCGGGCCGTTGTTGCGCGAATGA
- a CDS encoding FliM/FliN family flagellar motor switch protein: MNETTLANDSAAIDDASTNDTPSAGEAEAAGRVEFGVLRQVPMTVQVEVGRTVMTLGEILDELEVGASLRLDRHAGDPVEVYVNGALFARAEVVMMQDQIGAKIIELVETPPSGRPSGLR; encoded by the coding sequence GTGAACGAAACTACGCTTGCGAATGACTCGGCGGCGATCGACGACGCTAGCACAAACGATACGCCGTCGGCTGGCGAAGCCGAGGCTGCCGGCCGGGTCGAGTTCGGCGTTTTGCGCCAGGTCCCGATGACCGTGCAGGTCGAGGTCGGACGCACGGTCATGACGCTCGGCGAGATTCTCGACGAGCTCGAAGTCGGCGCCAGCCTGCGGCTCGATCGTCACGCGGGCGATCCGGTCGAGGTCTACGTCAACGGTGCGCTGTTCGCCCGCGCCGAGGTGGTGATGATGCAGGATCAGATCGGGGCGAAGATTATCGAGCTGGTGGAAACGCCGCCGTCGGGACGGCCGTCGGGGCTGCGCTGA